The following coding sequences lie in one Jonesia denitrificans DSM 20603 genomic window:
- a CDS encoding pilus assembly protein TadG-related protein, whose amino-acid sequence MGSRAGKGILMVRWCDRVKQRCGRNEDGQILLLGLGYVVVILLLLLVVVTLSAVHREHRELGRLADGVVLSAQDVVTEGRYYRKSGAQMTADARVAATQYLASVDARPGTRIVDLTVDANGSIHATIQRSTSHPVMVGLGRLASGKATLTASASASPIG is encoded by the coding sequence ATGGGCAGCCGGGCGGGCAAGGGCATCCTCATGGTGCGGTGGTGTGACCGGGTCAAGCAACGGTGCGGAAGGAACGAGGACGGTCAGATCCTGCTCCTGGGGTTGGGTTATGTTGTCGTGATTTTGTTGTTGCTCCTTGTTGTTGTGACGTTGTCTGCTGTGCACAGAGAACACCGTGAGCTTGGGCGTCTTGCTGATGGAGTGGTGCTTTCTGCGCAAGATGTGGTCACTGAAGGGCGGTATTATCGCAAGTCAGGTGCCCAGATGACTGCCGATGCGCGGGTTGCGGCAACGCAGTATCTTGCGTCTGTTGATGCGCGTCCTGGAACGCGCATCGTGGATCTGACAGTTGATGCAAATGGGTCTATTCATGCCACCATTCAACGGTCAACGTCCCACCCGGTGATGGTTGGGCTTGGGCGCCTTGCGTCGGGGAAAGCAACTTTGACGGCAAGTGCTTCTGCCAGCCCGATTGGTTAA
- the prfB gene encoding peptide chain release factor 2, translating into MVAIEFATEIPQLRATLATISAVSDPEALTAKIAELSDQASAPDLWDDPAQAQQVTSALSLAQNELKRIESMQQRIDDLEVLVEMAVEGNDADTLHEAEDEYAAIKKDLDQLEVRTLLSGEYDAREAVVTIRAGAGGVDAADFAEMLLRMYLRWAERHGYPTAVLDTSYAEEAGLKSATFEVKAPYAFGTLSVEAGTHRLVRISPFDNQGRRQTSFAAVEVVPLIEQTDHVEIPDNEIRVDVFRSSGPGGQSVNTTDSAVRLTHIPTGIVVSMQNEKSQIQNRAAAMRVLQSRLLLERQAEEKAKKKELAGDIKASWGDQMRSYVLQPYQMVKDLRTEHEVGNTNAVFDGHIDDFIEAGIRWRRSKDADE; encoded by the coding sequence ATCGTGGCCATTGAATTCGCAACAGAGATCCCGCAACTTCGCGCAACACTTGCAACTATTTCGGCGGTGAGCGACCCGGAAGCGTTGACAGCGAAAATCGCTGAACTATCTGATCAAGCTTCTGCTCCTGACCTATGGGATGACCCTGCTCAAGCTCAGCAGGTGACCAGTGCGCTGTCGCTGGCTCAAAACGAACTCAAGCGTATTGAGTCAATGCAGCAGCGCATTGATGACCTTGAAGTGCTGGTGGAAATGGCTGTTGAGGGCAATGACGCCGACACGCTCCACGAGGCGGAGGACGAGTACGCGGCTATTAAGAAGGATTTGGACCAACTTGAAGTGCGCACCTTGTTGTCGGGAGAGTATGACGCCCGTGAGGCCGTGGTGACGATTCGTGCTGGGGCTGGTGGAGTTGATGCCGCCGACTTCGCGGAGATGCTGTTGCGCATGTATTTGCGTTGGGCGGAGCGTCATGGGTATCCCACAGCTGTTCTTGACACCTCCTATGCGGAAGAAGCTGGGTTGAAGTCGGCGACCTTTGAGGTGAAAGCCCCGTACGCATTTGGAACGCTGTCGGTGGAGGCAGGAACTCACCGTCTTGTGCGTATTTCTCCGTTTGATAACCAGGGGCGGCGCCAAACATCATTCGCTGCAGTGGAAGTGGTTCCACTCATTGAGCAAACCGACCACGTGGAGATCCCGGATAACGAGATCCGTGTTGATGTGTTCCGTTCATCAGGACCTGGTGGGCAGTCTGTGAACACCACAGACTCCGCGGTGCGCTTAACCCACATTCCGACAGGGATTGTGGTGTCGATGCAAAACGAGAAGTCACAGATCCAAAACCGTGCTGCGGCGATGCGTGTGCTTCAGTCCCGCTTGTTGTTGGAACGCCAAGCTGAGGAAAAGGCGAAGAAGAAAGAACTCGCCGGAGATATCAAAGCGTCGTGGGGCGACCAGATGCGTTCCTACGTCCTTCAGCCCTACCAGATGGTCAAGGATTTGCGGACAGAACACGAGGTGGGGAACACCAACGCAGTGTTTGACGGACACATCGATGATTTCATTGAGGCAGGTATCCGGTGGCGCCGGTCAAAGGACGCTGACGAGTAA
- a CDS encoding type II secretion system F family protein: MGIIAGLILGLGLLLIWMSLWEAPDTAKKASWLIGFEEDLLVAGLRGISTTTFFAAVALFAALVAALTFVITGLTVGAALAGLAASVAPFIIVKSRAERQRIRRREVWPDVVDHLISGVRAGLPLPEAVAHLGMRGPEQLREEFAIFGREYRATGRFDDCLITLKERLADPTADRVIEALRVTRSVGGTEIGHLLSTLATFLRQDLRVRGELEARQSWTVGGARVAAAAPWLILAMLAVRPEAASAFNTTLGGILIISGAGATALAYTIMIRIGRLPQDERVLR, from the coding sequence ATGGGCATAATCGCCGGACTGATCCTCGGGCTAGGGCTCCTCCTCATCTGGATGTCACTCTGGGAAGCCCCCGACACCGCCAAAAAAGCATCCTGGCTCATCGGTTTCGAAGAAGACCTCCTCGTTGCAGGGCTCCGCGGTATCTCCACCACCACGTTCTTCGCAGCCGTGGCCCTGTTCGCAGCACTCGTCGCCGCGCTCACCTTCGTTATCACGGGGCTAACCGTCGGTGCGGCTCTGGCCGGGTTAGCCGCATCAGTAGCCCCCTTCATCATCGTCAAGTCCCGCGCAGAACGACAACGCATCCGCCGCCGAGAAGTGTGGCCAGACGTCGTAGACCACCTCATCTCAGGAGTGCGAGCAGGACTACCCCTCCCCGAAGCTGTTGCCCACCTAGGCATGCGCGGACCAGAACAACTCCGCGAGGAATTCGCGATCTTCGGACGCGAATACCGGGCAACAGGCCGGTTCGACGACTGCCTCATCACACTCAAAGAACGCCTTGCAGACCCCACAGCCGACCGAGTCATCGAAGCGCTCCGGGTCACCCGATCTGTCGGAGGAACAGAAATCGGGCACCTGCTATCCACCCTGGCCACCTTCCTGCGCCAAGACCTCCGAGTACGCGGCGAACTCGAAGCCCGGCAAAGCTGGACCGTTGGAGGGGCACGGGTCGCCGCCGCCGCGCCCTGGCTCATCCTCGCCATGCTCGCAGTACGCCCAGAAGCCGCCAGCGCGTTCAATACCACCCTAGGCGGGATCCTCATCATCTCAGGGGCAGGAGCCACCGCCCTCGCCTACACGATCATGATCCGTATTGGTCGACTCCCACAAGACGAAAGGGTGCTGCGATGA
- a CDS encoding SOS response-associated peptidase has translation MCGRYASAAQTIDLVNAFALAGYHMDPLFSSEAYHWSPSWNIAPGQMVRIVVDRPPPATGRVDLVDAAGTAVTNRTDPDTEADTDCSCWQVHLARWGLVPSWAKDPRIGHKMINARRETVADKPAFRAAVRTRRCLIPAMGYYEWQHHDSGPTTPWFIHPSDTDLTMFAGLYEFWRDPNDPSGPWLTTTTIITTAALPQFADIHDRRPVMLAPDTWAAWLSADTPRDHALSLLDAPPVPAEAHRVARTVGNVVANGPDLIVPVESTPTAP, from the coding sequence ATGTGTGGTCGGTACGCATCCGCGGCGCAAACCATTGACCTTGTCAATGCGTTTGCGTTGGCCGGCTATCACATGGATCCCCTATTTTCGTCTGAGGCTTACCACTGGTCACCGTCGTGGAACATCGCCCCAGGCCAGATGGTCCGTATTGTCGTTGACCGGCCACCCCCAGCAACGGGTCGAGTGGATCTTGTCGATGCGGCTGGCACGGCGGTCACCAACCGAACCGATCCCGACACCGAAGCTGACACTGACTGTTCATGTTGGCAGGTTCACCTGGCTCGCTGGGGTCTGGTGCCATCGTGGGCTAAAGATCCACGTATCGGCCATAAAATGATCAACGCACGCCGGGAGACGGTGGCGGACAAACCAGCGTTCCGGGCTGCGGTCCGCACTCGACGGTGTCTGATCCCCGCGATGGGCTATTACGAATGGCAACACCATGACTCTGGCCCCACCACACCCTGGTTTATCCACCCCAGTGACACGGACCTCACCATGTTTGCTGGGTTGTACGAATTTTGGCGTGACCCAAACGATCCGTCTGGTCCGTGGCTGACCACAACCACGATCATCACGACCGCCGCGTTACCCCAGTTCGCTGACATTCATGATCGTCGGCCGGTCATGCTTGCCCCAGATACGTGGGCGGCGTGGCTCAGTGCAGACACCCCCCGTGACCATGCTCTGTCGCTTCTCGATGCGCCCCCTGTCCCTGCTGAGGCTCATCGGGTCGCGCGCACTGTGGGGAACGTCGTGGCCAATGGTCCTGACCTTATCGTCCCTGTGGAGAGTACGCCCACTGCACCCTAA
- a CDS encoding CpaF family protein codes for MDAIALLEHDVRERVRHAGIDPVADPTTTRSLITDALKDYERQALRGYVPAIADSHQIAKSLLDSVAGFGPLQPYLDDPEVEEIWINSPSQVFVARSGVAELTPTVLSADDVARLVEQMLKSTGRRLDLSMPFVDAMLPDGSRLHVVIPDITRAHMAVNIRKFVARAAHLTDLVARGMLPTSAATFLDACVRAGLNIVVAGATGAGKTTFLRALTGSVSPLERIVTVEEVFELNLTHRDVVAMQCRSANLEGSGEISLRRLVKESLRMRPDRVIVGEVREAESLDLLLALNSGMPGMATIHANSAKEAVTKLTTLPLLAGENVTAQFVVPTVAQAVDIVIHIQRDRQGHRTVREIAALSGRIENDAIEVGTVFRQAQGQLVRADAYPPKPEQFDRVGIDVASILNGGAPWA; via the coding sequence ATGGACGCGATCGCCCTCCTCGAACACGACGTTCGAGAACGCGTACGACACGCGGGCATCGACCCCGTTGCTGACCCCACGACCACTCGAAGTCTCATCACTGACGCTCTCAAAGACTACGAACGTCAAGCCCTACGCGGGTATGTCCCTGCCATTGCAGACTCACACCAAATTGCCAAGTCACTCCTTGATTCTGTCGCCGGGTTCGGTCCACTCCAACCGTACCTAGACGACCCAGAAGTCGAAGAAATCTGGATCAACTCACCTTCCCAAGTGTTTGTGGCAAGATCTGGTGTTGCAGAACTGACCCCCACAGTTCTCAGCGCTGATGACGTTGCACGGCTCGTCGAACAAATGCTCAAAAGCACCGGCCGGCGCCTTGACCTGTCCATGCCATTTGTCGACGCCATGCTGCCAGATGGCTCCCGCCTGCATGTTGTCATCCCTGACATCACCCGTGCACACATGGCCGTGAACATCAGGAAGTTCGTGGCCCGGGCAGCGCACCTCACTGACCTTGTTGCGCGCGGCATGCTCCCCACTTCTGCCGCCACCTTTCTCGATGCATGTGTCCGTGCCGGCCTCAACATTGTTGTCGCCGGGGCAACTGGCGCAGGTAAAACCACCTTCCTGCGTGCCCTCACCGGCTCCGTCAGCCCACTAGAACGCATCGTCACTGTCGAAGAAGTGTTTGAACTCAACCTCACCCACCGCGATGTCGTGGCCATGCAATGCCGTAGTGCCAACCTCGAAGGAAGCGGCGAGATTTCACTGCGCCGCCTCGTTAAAGAATCCCTGCGTATGCGCCCCGACCGTGTCATCGTCGGAGAGGTCCGTGAAGCAGAATCCCTCGACCTCCTCCTCGCCCTCAACTCCGGAATGCCCGGCATGGCGACCATCCACGCGAACTCAGCAAAAGAAGCAGTCACAAAACTCACCACACTGCCACTACTCGCGGGCGAAAACGTCACCGCACAGTTCGTTGTTCCCACCGTCGCCCAAGCAGTAGACATCGTCATCCACATTCAACGAGACCGCCAAGGACACAGAACAGTGCGCGAAATCGCGGCACTATCAGGACGCATCGAAAATGATGCGATTGAAGTGGGAACCGTGTTCCGGCAAGCACAAGGCCAACTAGTCCGCGCAGACGCCTACCCACCAAAACCAGAACAGTTTGACCGTGTCGGCATTGATGTGGCAAGTATCCTCAACGGGGGTGCACCATGGGCATAA
- a CDS encoding TadE/TadG family type IV pilus assembly protein → MKTVQRNEQGSAAVGFLFTSLLLTMVLMGLLQLVMVMHTRVLLIDIAGEAARVGGRHGADPAHSVAHAQSLLATVPGEQTVTASTTTLGGRDAIRVEIDAELPVLGPYGIPGALHVDASGYVESIEAVEP, encoded by the coding sequence GTGAAGACGGTGCAACGCAACGAGCAAGGGAGCGCTGCGGTTGGGTTTTTGTTTACGTCCCTCTTACTCACCATGGTGTTGATGGGGCTTCTCCAACTGGTCATGGTTATGCACACTCGTGTTCTTCTTATTGACATTGCGGGGGAGGCCGCCCGGGTGGGCGGGCGCCATGGTGCTGACCCTGCCCACAGTGTTGCCCATGCACAATCGCTGTTAGCGACCGTCCCGGGTGAGCAAACTGTCACTGCGTCGACCACCACGCTTGGTGGTCGGGACGCGATCCGGGTTGAAATTGATGCGGAACTGCCCGTGCTTGGCCCCTATGGCATCCCTGGTGCGTTGCACGTGGATGCGAGCGGTTACGTGGAATCTATTGAAGCGGTTGAGCCGTGA
- a CDS encoding adenylate/guanylate cyclase domain-containing protein has product MNTTPNTPTTASHQHPPMVPVSQELDPQRTDAHRIDDAFLRGPAIYNEEALCEVTGATSAQVNSYWQALGLPVTDRSAVIFTNDDAHALKSILALAEAEQFDHRTLTSLIRSVGHTADRLALWQAEALVEHLAHNFDLDDVQARREMLRKLPDIIPVLEEQVLHAWRRQFAALAGRWSVEFSGERPEHTRGGGVLPLPRAVGFADIVSFTSQTATMRSSELSNFVSNFEASARDVITRAGGRVVKTIGDAVLYIADDVYTGAHVALGLAQAGQSTDDADADVPPVRVSLVWGRVLSRFGDVFGPSVNLAARLTDVADPGEVLVDPHTAALLAGDHRFALTGKEERDMQGVGAVAPVRVQWAYSPQGR; this is encoded by the coding sequence ATGAACACCACACCCAATACGCCCACTACTGCGTCGCATCAGCACCCACCGATGGTGCCAGTATCCCAGGAGCTTGATCCACAACGCACGGATGCTCATCGCATTGACGACGCGTTCCTTCGTGGACCTGCAATCTACAACGAAGAAGCTCTTTGTGAAGTCACTGGGGCGACGTCAGCACAGGTCAACTCGTATTGGCAGGCATTAGGTTTACCTGTGACTGACCGCAGCGCTGTCATATTCACCAACGACGACGCCCACGCCCTGAAATCAATTCTTGCGTTGGCGGAGGCAGAACAGTTCGATCACCGTACCCTGACCTCACTCATCAGGTCAGTGGGGCACACAGCGGACCGGTTAGCGCTCTGGCAAGCCGAAGCGCTCGTGGAACATCTTGCCCACAACTTCGACCTTGATGATGTCCAAGCCCGCAGGGAGATGCTCCGCAAACTGCCAGACATCATTCCTGTGCTTGAAGAGCAAGTTCTCCACGCGTGGCGGCGCCAATTCGCGGCTCTCGCAGGCAGGTGGTCTGTGGAATTTTCCGGGGAACGGCCAGAACACACTCGTGGTGGTGGTGTCCTTCCGTTACCCCGTGCGGTGGGATTCGCAGATATTGTCTCGTTCACCTCCCAGACCGCGACAATGCGGTCATCCGAACTGTCGAACTTTGTGTCGAACTTTGAAGCGTCCGCACGTGATGTCATCACACGTGCGGGCGGTCGGGTTGTCAAAACAATCGGGGATGCTGTGCTGTACATCGCCGACGATGTGTACACCGGGGCGCACGTGGCGTTAGGTCTCGCGCAGGCAGGGCAGTCAACAGACGACGCTGATGCTGATGTCCCCCCGGTGCGAGTGTCCTTAGTGTGGGGCAGGGTGCTGTCACGATTTGGGGACGTCTTTGGGCCATCAGTGAACCTCGCTGCCCGTCTCACCGATGTTGCAGACCCTGGTGAGGTCCTTGTCGACCCCCACACCGCAGCGTTGCTCGCTGGCGATCACCGATTCGCGCTGACTGGTAAAGAAGAACGCGACATGCAAGGAGTGGGAGCTGTCGCACCCGTTAGGGTGCAGTGGGCGTACTCTCCACAGGGACGATAA
- a CDS encoding multidrug effflux MFS transporter — translation MNDPQPTPTAPTESALPRYRPGIKYILMLGAIAAIPAITTDIYLPSLTDVRDELATTDAMVAMTMSGMLIGGAVGQLMWGPLTDRYGRKAPLLVGLALHIITSLLCAIAPNITILVTLRIMQGFFNAACAVAAISVIRDRFVGATAARLLSQLMLVIGVAPLFAPSVGGAIASFGSWRTVFLALAIIGAIMAVIVARFLPETLAEDHRLTGGVGRVAKGYWTLAKDRKFLALAMLPALAMTTIFAYVVGSPFVFQEHYGLSTSQYAVLFAMNGLAMVFSAQLNASLVRKFSPESLLRVGLGLQLVLALALVLWGATGWGGFWTFEVTLWLLLGCQGLIGANAQVLALANYGHMVGTAAAVLGSLQSGVAGAVSPMVGVFGGDALAMAAVIAAGLILANLIVVFGTDLTQAGRKARARTTLQRAIKEREIGDSTHG, via the coding sequence GTGAATGACCCCCAGCCCACACCCACCGCCCCCACCGAATCAGCCCTGCCCCGCTACCGCCCCGGCATCAAATACATCCTCATGCTTGGTGCGATCGCGGCGATTCCCGCGATCACCACAGACATCTACCTGCCTTCACTAACAGATGTCCGCGACGAACTCGCCACCACCGACGCCATGGTTGCGATGACCATGTCAGGCATGCTCATCGGAGGGGCTGTCGGACAACTCATGTGGGGACCCCTCACCGACCGATACGGCCGCAAAGCGCCACTCTTGGTGGGTCTGGCGTTACACATCATCACCTCTCTGCTCTGCGCGATCGCACCGAACATCACGATTCTTGTTACGTTGCGCATTATGCAGGGGTTCTTCAACGCAGCATGCGCTGTGGCTGCAATATCTGTGATCCGAGACCGCTTTGTGGGTGCAACTGCAGCTCGACTGCTCTCCCAACTCATGTTGGTTATTGGGGTGGCGCCCCTGTTCGCCCCCAGTGTGGGCGGTGCGATCGCATCGTTTGGTTCGTGGCGCACCGTGTTTCTTGCGCTCGCGATCATTGGGGCGATCATGGCCGTCATTGTCGCCCGCTTCCTGCCCGAAACCCTGGCCGAAGATCACCGGCTCACCGGTGGGGTGGGGCGCGTTGCCAAGGGGTACTGGACGTTAGCGAAAGACCGGAAGTTTCTTGCGCTCGCGATGCTCCCAGCGCTCGCTATGACGACCATTTTTGCGTATGTTGTGGGGTCACCGTTTGTGTTCCAAGAACACTATGGTCTCTCCACATCGCAGTATGCGGTTCTCTTTGCCATGAACGGTCTTGCCATGGTGTTTTCCGCGCAGCTGAACGCATCCCTGGTGCGAAAGTTTTCGCCTGAATCGTTGCTGAGGGTGGGACTTGGTCTTCAACTGGTGCTCGCACTTGCGCTAGTGCTGTGGGGCGCCACCGGCTGGGGCGGTTTCTGGACGTTCGAGGTAACACTGTGGCTTCTGTTGGGATGCCAAGGACTCATCGGCGCAAACGCACAGGTCTTAGCATTAGCGAACTACGGGCACATGGTGGGAACAGCTGCCGCTGTCCTTGGGTCACTCCAGTCAGGTGTGGCAGGTGCAGTCAGCCCGATGGTGGGAGTCTTTGGTGGCGATGCGCTGGCCATGGCGGCAGTGATCGCCGCCGGGTTGATCCTCGCGAACCTCATCGTGGTGTTCGGTACTGACCTCACCCAAGCAGGTCGTAAAGCTCGAGCCCGCACCACACTGCAACGCGCTATCAAGGAACGAGAGATCGGCGACTCAACTCACGGCTAA
- the ftsE gene encoding cell division ATP-binding protein FtsE — protein MIRFDNVTKVYARGARPALNDVTLEIERGEFVFLVGASGSGKSTFLRLTLREEKATSGRVLVAGQDLTALSHWKVPALRRKIGAVFQDFRLLPNKTVFENVAFALQVIGKPRHHIHTTVPETLEMVGLAGKEKRRPHELSGGEQQRVAIARAFVNRPDILLCDEPTGNLDPTTSLGIMRLLDRINRTGTTVVMATHDDEIVDQMRKRVIELQTGELVRDQTRGVYGSSR, from the coding sequence GTGATTCGGTTCGATAATGTCACGAAGGTGTATGCGCGAGGGGCTCGCCCAGCGCTCAACGATGTGACTTTAGAAATTGAGCGCGGCGAGTTTGTGTTCCTCGTGGGTGCTTCTGGTTCGGGGAAATCCACGTTTCTGCGTCTCACGCTTCGCGAGGAGAAGGCGACCTCTGGTCGGGTCCTAGTGGCTGGTCAAGACTTAACGGCACTGTCGCACTGGAAGGTGCCCGCTCTGCGCAGAAAAATTGGTGCAGTGTTTCAGGACTTCCGGTTGCTGCCGAACAAAACCGTGTTTGAGAATGTTGCGTTCGCGCTTCAAGTGATTGGGAAACCACGCCACCACATTCACACCACAGTCCCCGAAACGCTGGAAATGGTGGGTCTTGCTGGTAAAGAAAAGCGCCGCCCTCATGAACTTTCTGGTGGTGAGCAGCAACGTGTGGCTATTGCCCGCGCCTTTGTGAACCGCCCTGACATCCTTCTTTGTGACGAACCCACTGGAAACCTTGACCCGACAACGTCGTTGGGGATTATGCGGCTGCTAGATCGCATTAATCGGACCGGAACAACAGTTGTGATGGCCACCCACGACGACGAAATTGTGGACCAGATGAGAAAACGTGTCATAGAACTTCAGACCGGTGAGCTGGTTCGTGACCAGACACGCGGCGTCTACGGGTCATCGCGGTAG
- a CDS encoding type II secretion system F family protein, whose protein sequence is MTPPLILGGTLGFVLGLGLWAIMAALTSRRVTLMERITPYLASHEAPESRLGPSETTSPFAVFARLIAPWTNTLVRLVTTVSSPNAQTEKRLAKARRNITLHQYRLHQVAAGTAGLTLGILVSLYLAIYRNAHIVALIILVIAAAIAGVAACEQHLTHTIRRRSERIILEFPTIAELLALAVAAGEPPATALDRVSRTSNGELSHELAIVMNEVRSGEPLTDALTRFGDRVDLPLITRFAEGVTVAIERGTPLAAVLRAQAQEARDAGHRTLMEVGGQREILMMVPVVFIILPISIVFAVFPSFTALSFLP, encoded by the coding sequence ATGACACCACCACTCATTCTTGGTGGAACCCTCGGATTTGTCCTCGGCCTTGGCCTATGGGCCATCATGGCGGCACTCACCTCCCGTCGAGTCACCCTCATGGAACGCATCACCCCCTACCTGGCCAGCCACGAAGCACCCGAATCACGGCTCGGCCCCAGCGAAACCACCAGCCCCTTCGCGGTCTTCGCGCGACTCATCGCTCCTTGGACCAACACTCTGGTGCGGCTCGTCACCACCGTGTCCAGCCCCAACGCACAAACCGAAAAACGCCTCGCCAAAGCCAGACGCAACATCACCCTGCACCAATACCGGCTCCACCAAGTCGCAGCAGGAACAGCAGGACTCACCCTCGGGATCCTCGTCAGCCTCTACTTAGCGATCTACCGCAACGCCCACATCGTTGCGCTCATCATCCTCGTCATCGCCGCCGCCATCGCCGGAGTCGCAGCCTGCGAACAACACCTCACCCACACCATCCGCCGCCGCAGTGAACGCATCATCCTCGAATTCCCCACCATCGCAGAACTCCTCGCGCTCGCGGTTGCAGCTGGTGAACCACCGGCGACCGCATTGGACCGGGTGTCTCGGACCTCCAACGGAGAGTTGTCACATGAGCTTGCCATTGTGATGAATGAGGTGCGTTCAGGTGAGCCGCTGACTGATGCGCTCACCCGGTTTGGTGACCGGGTCGATCTGCCGCTCATTACCCGGTTCGCTGAGGGTGTCACTGTCGCGATTGAGCGTGGTACCCCACTTGCCGCAGTGTTACGGGCACAAGCGCAAGAAGCGCGTGACGCCGGACACCGCACGTTGATGGAAGTGGGCGGGCAACGAGAGATCCTCATGATGGTTCCTGTTGTCTTCATCATCCTGCCTATTTCGATCGTTTTCGCGGTGTTTCCGTCCTTCACTGCCTTGTCTTTTCTGCCCTAA
- the def gene encoding peptide deformylase, translating to MIHPIVIDGDPVLRQRAAEVTEFDDALVQLVADMYDTMRVSNGVGLAAPQIGVGQRIFVFDAPDEDEQRRGVVVNPSLMIVQRPPRFALKGEGKRPPKSLTDVEGCLSFPGPDFEAKRHYAVRVTGWDEHGEPVVIDGEGWFARVLQHEYDHLDGLLYVDRLKGRDKAEARAISQENGWGVPGLSWMPGVDPDPFGHDVPDGDGDVQETDSASDE from the coding sequence ATGATCCACCCCATCGTGATTGATGGTGACCCTGTCCTTCGTCAGCGTGCGGCGGAGGTGACAGAGTTTGACGATGCGCTGGTCCAGTTGGTTGCGGACATGTACGACACGATGCGAGTGTCGAATGGGGTGGGGCTTGCTGCCCCTCAGATTGGGGTAGGTCAGCGGATTTTTGTGTTTGATGCTCCTGATGAGGATGAGCAACGGCGTGGTGTGGTGGTCAATCCGTCACTGATGATTGTGCAGCGGCCACCGCGTTTTGCGCTCAAAGGTGAGGGGAAGCGCCCCCCGAAGTCGTTGACTGATGTGGAAGGGTGTTTGTCGTTTCCGGGCCCAGATTTTGAGGCGAAGCGTCACTATGCGGTGCGGGTGACGGGGTGGGATGAGCACGGTGAACCTGTGGTTATTGATGGTGAGGGGTGGTTTGCTCGGGTCCTTCAGCATGAATATGACCACCTTGACGGGTTGTTGTATGTGGACCGGCTCAAGGGACGGGACAAGGCTGAAGCTCGCGCTATTTCTCAGGAAAACGGGTGGGGAGTTCCAGGGTTATCGTGGATGCCGGGTGTGGACCCGGACCCATTTGGCCACGACGTCCCTGACGGTGACGGCGATGTGCAGGAGACTGACAGCGCTTCTGATGAGTAG